In Bacteroidota bacterium, one genomic interval encodes:
- a CDS encoding sigma-70 family RNA polymerase sigma factor has product MLSACLLYFCEKIIEDLKQDYTKIINACINNESKFQRKLYDLFSGKMFVVCLQYSNNYEEAKDILQDGFVKVFTNLKQFKHQGSFEGWIRRIMVNTALEKFRQNKIKFIDSEIFEFKDSLSYEDIESNISANDILKVMQELSPQYRTVFNLYVNEGYSHKEISEKLNISVGTSKSNLSRARTILQKRVLSLNLDEK; this is encoded by the coding sequence ATGTTGTCTGCATGTTTATTATATTTTTGTGAGAAAATTATTGAGGATTTGAAGCAAGATTATACAAAAATAATAAACGCATGTATTAACAACGAAAGTAAATTTCAACGGAAACTTTACGATTTGTTTTCCGGAAAAATGTTTGTTGTATGTCTTCAATATTCAAACAATTACGAAGAAGCAAAGGATATTTTGCAAGACGGTTTCGTTAAAGTTTTTACCAATTTAAAGCAATTTAAACACCAAGGAAGTTTTGAGGGTTGGATTAGAAGAATTATGGTAAATACTGCTTTAGAAAAATTTCGTCAGAATAAAATTAAATTCATCGATAGTGAGATATTTGAATTTAAAGACAGTTTATCCTACGAAGATATTGAAAGCAATATTTCGGCTAATGATATTTTAAAAGTTATGCAAGAGCTTAGTCCTCAATACAGAACAGTATTTAATTTGTATGTGAATGAAGGTTACTCGCATAAAGAGATTTCAGAAAAGCTGAATATATCTGTCGGAACTTCAAAATCGAATTTGTCGAGGGCACGAACCATTTTGCAAAAACGTGTTTTATCATTAAATTTAGATGAGAAATGA